The Flavobacteriales bacterium DNA segment TTTTCCATACAAAACACTTCAAATAACATTAAGAACTATAGGTAAGGTTATCTTCAATAAAAAAAGAATTGGATACACCATTCCTAAATCTGGAGGAGCTCTCCTTATTGCTAATCATATTTCTCATTTAGATTTTATTTTGATAACCTTAGCTACTAAACGTAAAGTTTACTTTGTAATGTATGATAAAATTTATTATCACAAAGCTGTTCATTGGCTACTAAAACGTTTAAACATGATACCAATTGCTCCTACTCGCCCTGGAAGCTCTGATAATAATTTAAAAACATTTAATGAAAGGTGTCATAAAATAATAAACAGCGGGAACATTGTTGTCATTTACCCCGAAGGAACGGTTTCAAGAAATGGCCACCTTTTAGAATTTAAAAGAGGGATGGAGTATATAGCTTCAGGTATTACAGCTCCCATAATTCCTCTACATGTATATGGAGCAAATGGTAGTCCATTCACTTTTTCTCTTCAAAAAAACGACTTCTTTAAATTCAAATTATCGAACTTAAGAAAACAAATTATCATTAATGTTGGTAAGCCACTTAGCAACACCACATCTGCATTTCAAGCTAGACAAAAAGTATTAGAATTAGCAGCTGAAAGTGCGTTTTATGCGCATTCAAATAAATACGAAAATTTTACTAATGCCATTTTTAAGCAAAAAAATAACGCGGTATTATTGATGAATCATTCCGCTCCTATTACAGCTAAGGAGCTTAAAATTAGCACTATTGAATTCGCTAAGCAACTTAAACAGATCGTTAAACAAAAAGGCGTTGCAGTAGTTTCTATGGAGGATGAGTTAAAACTAATCCAAACTGTTTTGGCCTTGAGTTATTTAGGAAAAAAAAGCATCTTAATTGATCCCAATGACTTCAATAACTATCTGAGTGATTTAAAAAATAAATACAGTAATTGCATAACATTAACAGATAACCGTTCTATCATTGACGGTATTGATGTGAATACATTCAAATTAAAAACGTCTTTTAAAAGTAAGTTCATTGCACTCCTCCCCTACCTAATCTTTCGAATTACTAGGATGAAAAGAAAATCTGCCACCAGCTTTTCAATTGGGTTTAGAAACTTTAACAATGAAGAGCTAATCATAGACCAACTATCTTTAACAAACATTAATGCTTTTACAGAAAGCATTTCCAACACACACAATATAGCGCAATACGGTTTAACACTTAACCTAAAAAACACCTATTCTGCTATTGGTTTTTTAACTAAAATAGCGCTTCCTGTAATGAAAGGCCTTTCTGCTATTATTAATCATGATAGAAAGAGTATAGCCATTGCAAACACGTTAATAGGGGAACAAACTCAAATTGAAGCATTATACCAAAATACATTGCAAAAAAACTGGGAAAGCATTAAATACATTATTACCGACTATGACCTCAACAAAACAATTGTATCATTATTAGAAAATCAAAACACGAAAATATTTAAAGCTACGGGAATAGAGGGAATTGTTGGCTTATTGAGTATCAACACTCCTAACTATAGAGGTAAAGATATCGCTGGGAAAGTGCTCAAACAAGACGGTAATATTCCCTCCACATTTGGCCGACCAGTTCAAGGAGTTGCTGTAAAAATCGTAGATCCTAATGACAAAACCAAAGAATTAGAAGCTAATGAAAAAGGGTTAGTTTTAGTAAAAGGTCCTCTAGTAATGCATCCTACACACAATACTCCCTTTACTTGGGTTGAGGTTAACTTAAGAGGTTACCTTAACCAAAAAGGATACTTACAACTACTCGTCAATTAACTTCCCTCAAGTACCACTCTACCTAACACTAGGTATTTGAATCGATCACAACATCGAATAGTTTTGTTTAAACATTAAGCAAAACTATTTCTATGTTAAAAAGAATCATATTGGCTTCATTCACCTTAAGTTCATGGGCTTTAATTGGACAAGAGGTTATTGCTCCAGCAGGAAATGCATTCAACAATGGAGGCACTCATTTGTACTGGACCATAGGTGAAACAGTTGTTTCCACAGAGGACGACGGGAATAATATTATTACTCAAGGATTCCACCAACCACAAGTCA contains these protein-coding regions:
- a CDS encoding 1-acyl-sn-glycerol-3-phosphate acyltransferase, which codes for MLYFFIPIVIYFVVFIVFPYKTLQITLRTIGKVIFNKKRIGYTIPKSGGALLIANHISHLDFILITLATKRKVYFVMYDKIYYHKAVHWLLKRLNMIPIAPTRPGSSDNNLKTFNERCHKIINSGNIVVIYPEGTVSRNGHLLEFKRGMEYIASGITAPIIPLHVYGANGSPFTFSLQKNDFFKFKLSNLRKQIIINVGKPLSNTTSAFQARQKVLELAAESAFYAHSNKYENFTNAIFKQKNNAVLLMNHSAPITAKELKISTIEFAKQLKQIVKQKGVAVVSMEDELKLIQTVLALSYLGKKSILIDPNDFNNYLSDLKNKYSNCITLTDNRSIIDGIDVNTFKLKTSFKSKFIALLPYLIFRITRMKRKSATSFSIGFRNFNNEELIIDQLSLTNINAFTESISNTHNIAQYGLTLNLKNTYSAIGFLTKIALPVMKGLSAIINHDRKSIAIANTLIGEQTQIEALYQNTLQKNWESIKYIITDYDLNKTIVSLLENQNTKIFKATGIEGIVGLLSINTPNYRGKDIAGKVLKQDGNIPSTFGRPVQGVAVKIVDPNDKTKELEANEKGLVLVKGPLVMHPTHNTPFTWVEVNLRGYLNQKGYLQLLVN